One genomic window of Anguilla anguilla isolate fAngAng1 chromosome 13, fAngAng1.pri, whole genome shotgun sequence includes the following:
- the LOC118210574 gene encoding limb region 1 homolog-like protein yields the protein MEADDVSIREQIFHDRVRETIICVLLFVCLYIVSFFIVAHYKKKAEFVADDNEDATVNRIALWLCTFTLSVSVGAVLLLPLSILSNEVLLSFPHSYYMQWLNGSLIHGLWNLVFLFSNLSLVFLLPFTYFFTESEGFVGSKKGVMGRVYETAVVLLLLTVLVLGMVGVASAILHRSSTVESLYDLWEYYLPYLYSCISLFGVLLLLLCTPFGLSRMFSITGSLLVKPRLLEDVEETMNCAAFEEACLARKLTNATSCWISLNVEVMKRQFLTIQTRRISLEMRRRASPWQRYLGYPLAMLLLLALTVVCVLIVFFHVLELLFNDAALPRGMEDPLLGAASFSMFGSLGAAVQVVLVLYLMVSSVVGFYSSPLFTGLLPRAQDTTLTQIIGNCVSLLVLSSALPVFSRTLGITRFDLLGDFGRYNWLGNFHIVFLYNMLFATLTSACLINTVTWAVQRELIRAFGLHKLPLTVCRSTVPFKLLVANGLSKVQ from the exons ATGGAAGCGGACGACGTGTCGATCAGAGAGCAGATATTTCACGATCGAGTTCGAGAGACCATA aTCTGTGTGCTCCTCTTTGTCTGCCTCTACATCGTCTCCTTCTTCATCGTCGCTCACTACAAGAAGAAGGCGGAGTTTGTCGCCG ATGACAATGAAGATGCCACTGTCAACAGAATTGC gCTGTGGCTCTGCACTTTCACCCTGTCCGTTTCAGTGGGGGCAGTccttctgctccctctctccatcctgtCCAATGAGGTGCTCCTGTCCTTCCCACACAGCTACTACATGCAGTGGCTCAATGGCTCCCTCATTCACG GGCTCTGGAATCTGGTCTTTCTGTTCTCCAATCTGTCCCTGGTCTTCCTTCTGCCTTTCACCTACTTCTTCACTGAGTCCGAGGGCTTTGTGGGATCCAAAAAG GGCGTGATGGGCCGTGTGTACGAGACGgcggtggtgctgctgctcctcACCGTGCTGGTGCTGGGgatggtgggcgtggcctctgcCATCCTCCACCGCAGCTCCACCGTGGAGAGTCTCTACG ACCTGTGGGAGTACTACCTGCCCTATCTGTACTCCTGCATTTCGCTGTTTGGGGTCCTGTTGCTCCTGC TGTGCACACCCTTTGGCCTGTCACGCATGTTCAGCATTACAGGAAGCCTGCTCGTCAAACCCCGG TTGCTGGAAGACGTGGAGGAGACGATGAACTGCGCGGCGTTCGAAGAGGCCTGTCTCGCCAGAAAGCTAACCA ATGCTACCTCCTGCTGGATCAGCCTTAATGTGGAGGTGATGAAGAGGCAGTTTCTCACAATCCAAACCAGGCGCATCTCTCTCG AGATGCGACGGAGAGCGTCGCCATGGCAGCGTTACCTGGGTTACCCTCTGgcaatgctgctgctgttggcGCTCACG gttgtgtgtgttctgaTCGTGTTCTTCCACGTGCTGGAGCTGCTGTTCAATGATGCTGCTTTGCCACGGGGAATGGAG GATCCCCTCCTGGGTGCCGCATCCTTCTCCATGTTTGGGTCCCTGGGAGCAGCTGTGCAGGTCGTCCTCGTCCT GTACCTGATGGTGTCGTCAGTGGTGGGCTTCTACAGCTCGCCCCTGTTCACAGGCCTGCTTCCTCGCGCCCAAGACACCACGCTGACGCAG ATCATTGGGAACTGCGTGTCCTTGCTGGTTCTGAGCTCCGCGCTTCCAGTCTTTTCCCGGACTTTGG GGATCACGCGCTTTGACCTTCTGGGGGACTTTGGGCGCTATAACTGGCTGGGAAACTTCCACATcgtcttcctgtacaacatgcTGTTCGCCACGCTCACCTCCGCCTGCCTCATCAACACCGTCACCTGGGCCGTGCAGAGGGAGCTCATCCGTGCCTTCG GTCTCCATAAATTGCCTTTAACGGTGTGTCGCTCCACAGTCCCATTCAAGCTCCTGGTAGCCAACGGGCTTTCAAAGGTTCAGTAA